From Piscinibacter gummiphilus:
ATGCGCCAGGTTTGCATGGGCAGGGTCTGGCCGCGGCGCGTCCAGAACCAGACGAAATAGAGGCCGTAGACCGCAATGCCCACCCCTTGGAGAAGCACGTCGCGCGAGGTGGCCGAGGCAAGCCCGGTGATTTTCAGCAGCAGCGTGCCAATGGCGCCCGAGACGAGGCCGACACCGAACAACAGCAGCGATTCATAGAGCAGGCAGGCGAAGCGGCGGCGCAGGCTGGGCGCCTGCCATTCGCCGCCCGTGGCGGCCGGGAGAAGACTCATTGGCGGGAAGGCGCTGAGGCGGGAGCCGCGGCGGATCGGGTCGCTGCACCTTGCGGGCCACGCTTGGGCAGCAAGGTCGATTGATCGACGAAGCCCGAGGTCACCGCGATCTTCGGCAGGCCCGCGGGTTGATGGGCGGGTGGGTTCGGCCGCTTCGTGATCAGGTTGGTGGTGGCGCCAGGGCGGGCCTGCGCAACCGTGGGGGCGACTGGCTTAGGCTTGGGGGCGTAGGACGGGTTAGGCACCACGTTCGACTTCCGGCTCGAGTCGGCGGTGACGTCGTTGTTCGGCTTGCGCGCAGGCGGCACGGCCTTGGCCGCGAGTTGCTGGCGCTTCTCAGGGGGCAGCGCGTTGTACTCGTCCCACTTGGCCTTGCGCTCCTGGGCAGGCACCTGTTGGGCTTCGCGGAAATTCATGCGGGCCTGGCCGCGCTCGCGCGGTGTCAGCGTGGCCCATTCCGTCATGCGAGTCTGCACGCGGGCCTGTTCGGCGGGCGACATCGTGGGAAAGCGGTCGGCGATCTCCAGCCACTTCGAGCGGCGCGGGCTGTCGATGCGGCCCCACTCGGCTTCGAGCGGGCGCAGCGCCTGCCGCTGGCTGGGGCTGAGGGAAGACCAGGTCACGCCACCCGCAGGAGCCGCCTGCGCACCTTTGGTGTTCGATGGGATCGAAGTGGTCTGGGCCACGCTTGGCAGGGCCAATGCGGCGAGTACGGCTGCTGCGAGCGCCAAACCACAGAAAGCGCTGCTGCGCCGCGTAAGACGATCGAGGCGAAAGAGTGGGGTCACGATCGCGACTCCGGTCAATCGCGAGGAGTTTTCAGAAACTCCACGAAGCCGGGATCGCTGTAGGCCGCGGGGGGAAGGTCGTCTGCGAGGATGGACGCGTCGATCTCAGCCGCAGCCGCAATCTGGCTCTGCGTGTGCAGACGCTGGATCAGCACCAGACCGCCTACCAACGCCACCAGCGGCAACCATGCGGCAAGCTGCATCCACCAGCCGGAGCCTGCGGGGGCACCCAACGTGAGGTTGCCGTTGCCGTTGACCACGGTGGCAGAAGCCGCGCTCGTGGTGGAACGAGCTGCCTGGGCGCACTGCAGAGCCTGCTCGCGAGCGAAGCGCAGCCGCTCGGTCACGTCTTGCGGCAGCTCGGCGGCCTTTTCCGTCAGCCGAGCGGTCATGCGCAGAGCAAGCCGGGCCTCAAGGGCTTCCAGCTCGGCGGGTGCGTAAGGACGAAGTTCGGTGCGGTTCATAGCTCAATTCCCTTTGCCTTCAGGGCATCGGCCAAGGCGTGCACTGCGCGAGAGCAGTGGGTCTTGACGCTTCCCTCCGAGCAACCCATCACGGCGGCTGTCTCGGCGACATCGAGTTCCTCCCAGTAACGCAGCAGGAAGGCTTCTCGTTGACGGGCAGGCAGCCTAGCCACTTCACCATCGATGGCAAGCATGATTTGCGCCCGGGAAAC
This genomic window contains:
- a CDS encoding DUF3106 domain-containing protein translates to MAQTTSIPSNTKGAQAAPAGGVTWSSLSPSQRQALRPLEAEWGRIDSPRRSKWLEIADRFPTMSPAEQARVQTRMTEWATLTPRERGQARMNFREAQQVPAQERKAKWDEYNALPPEKRQQLAAKAVPPARKPNNDVTADSSRKSNVVPNPSYAPKPKPVAPTVAQARPGATTNLITKRPNPPAHQPAGLPKIAVTSGFVDQSTLLPKRGPQGAATRSAAAPASAPSRQ
- a CDS encoding DUF3619 family protein, which produces MNRTELRPYAPAELEALEARLALRMTARLTEKAAELPQDVTERLRFAREQALQCAQAARSTTSAASATVVNGNGNLTLGAPAGSGWWMQLAAWLPLVALVGGLVLIQRLHTQSQIAAAAEIDASILADDLPPAAYSDPGFVEFLKTPRD
- a CDS encoding RDD family protein, translating into MSLLPAATGGEWQAPSLRRRFACLLYESLLLFGVGLVSGAIGTLLLKITGLASATSRDVLLQGVGIAVYGLYFVWFWTRRGQTLPMQTWRIQLVTSRGERLGIGRALLRYAACALWIAPAAVLAKVNHWPPSTTMAAVAIGIAAYGLLALLHPQRQFWHDALCGTRLVTVDAGKPAVA